In Aedes albopictus strain Foshan chromosome 3, AalbF5, whole genome shotgun sequence, the following are encoded in one genomic region:
- the LOC109419210 gene encoding histone deacetylase 3 — protein sequence MSSKKVSYFFNPDVGNFHYGPGHPMKPHRLSVIHHLVMNYGLHKKMQIYRPYKASAHDMCRFHSDEYIEFLQRVTPQNIQGYTKCLSVFNVGDDCPVFDGLFEFCAMYTGASLEGAQKLNHNHSDICINWSGGLHHAKKFEASGFCYVNDIVIGILELLKYHPRVLYIDIDVHHGDGVQEAFYLTDRVMTVSFHKYGNYFFPGTGDMYEIGAESGRYYSVNVPLKEGIDDQSYVQVFKPVISAVMEFYQPTAIVLQCGADSLAGDRLGCFSLSTKGHGECVKFVKDLNVPTLVVGGGGYTLRNVARCWTYETSLLIDETISNELPMNDYLEFFAPDFTLHPDIPSRQDNANSKQYLEAITRHVYDNLKMCQHAPSVQMFDIPEDALPEDVKVKEEPNPEARMTQEEEDKQVEPKNEFFDGENDNDKSESEP from the exons ATGAGCAGCAAGAAGGTGTCCTACTTCTTCAATCCGGATGTCGGAAACTTCCACTACGGGCCCGGGCATCCGATGAAGCCACATCGACTGTCGGTTATACACCATCTGGTGATGAACTATGGGCTGCACAAGAAGATGCAGATCTACCGGCCGTACAA GGCCAGTGCACATGACATGTGTCGCTTCCACAGCGACGAGTACATTGAGTTCCTACAGCGGGTAACACCTCAGAACATCCAGGGTTACACCAAGTGCCTATCGGTGTTCAACGTCGGAGACGACTGCCCGGTGTTCGACGGGCTGTTCGAGTTCTGCGCCATGTACACCGGAGCGTCGCTGGAGGGGGCACAGAAGCTGAACCACAACCACAGCGACATCTGCATCAACTGGTCCGGCGGGTTGCACCACGCGAAGAAGTTCGAAGCGTCCGGGTTTTGCTACGTGAACGATATTGTGATCGGGATTCTGGAACTGCTGAAGTATCACCCGAGAGTTTTGTATATCGATATCGACGTGCATCACGGGGATGGCGTTCAGGAAGCATTCTATCTGACGGACCGAGTGATGACGGTCTCGTTCCACAAGTACGGGAACTACTTCTTCCCGGGAACCGGAGACATGTACGAGATCGGCGCGGAGTCCGGGCGATACTATTCGGTGAATGTGCCCCTGAAGGAAGGTATCGATGATCAGAGTTACGTGCAAGTGTTCAAACCGGTCATATCCGCTGTCATGGAATTCTATCAGCCAACGGCCATTGTACTGCAGTGTGGAGCCGATTCCCTAGCCGGAGATCGATTGGGTTGCTTCTCGCTGAGCACCAAAGGGCACGGAGAGTGTGTCAAATTCGTCAAAGATCTGAACGTTCCGACTCTGGTTGTGGGAGGTGGAGGCTACACTCTTCGGAATGTCGCCCGCTGTTGGACGTACGAGACTTCCCTCCTGATAGACGAAACGATCTCCAATGAGCTTCCCATGAACGACTACCTGGAGTTTTTCGCGCCGGATTTCACCCTCCATCCGGACATTCCCAGCCGGCAGGACAACGCCAACAGCAAGCAGTACCTGGAGGCCATCACGCGGCACGTGTACGACAATCTGAAGATGTGCCAGCATGCCCCCAGTGTGCAGATGTTCGACATTCCCGAGGATGCCCTGCCGGAGGACGTCAAGGTCAAGGAGGAACCCAACCCGGAGGCGCGGATGACCCAGGAAGAGGAGGACAAGCAGGTCGAGCCGAAGAACGAGTTTTTCGACGGGGAGAACGATAACGATAAAAGCGAAAGCGAACCGTAG
- the LOC134284100 gene encoding uncharacterized protein K02A2.6-like — protein MDRFDIPAFKFKQIPPNEVRDEWVRYKRHFEYLALANAITNKTRLKHIFLAKAGPDVQEVFSSIPGADVEEGIGVNPFEVAIDKLDAYFAPKQHEAYQRFLFWSLKPQDKDESLDKFLLRSMELANKCNFGNTRQESAEISVIDKLIQLSPPDLREKLLHKDHLTLDEVTKIVNTHESIKFQAGRMFGANASHESVPSEINKIHSAQRDSGYECSRCGRRGHSGMDRICPARNKPCDLCRKIGHFARCCRTTRPAQKRKFENRLDDGETSRKRLKYEAVRHVDNLEEGNGEDSVPCFVFNVGDGDAFLWVSVGGVLIQMLIDSGCQKNIIDDVTWANMQEQGVKVENRRSNSDQNFRAYGKASVPLVVKQVFEAVIRVENNEKRIEKVATFYVIEAGSQPLLGRITAKDLGVLVLGLPSTDAPEVFRLALEQKRPFPKLKGVLLTIPIDRTVTPVCQHARRPPLALLDKIEQKLESLQASDIIEPVNEYSQWVSPLVTIVKDNGDLRLCVDMRRANLAIKREGHLMPTFDDFLPLLRNAKVFSRLDIKDAFHQLELHESCRDITTFITHKGMYRYKRLMFGISCAPEMFQKVLEQVLADCENVVSFIDDILIFGGTEEEHDRALEKVMNALKSRNILLNHDKCVYKVKEVDFLGHHVSENGIKPTEDKMAVLKSFRAPHTAEELRSFLGLVTYVGRFLPNLATISAPLRQLTHTGVKFDWKSEHEEAFRKLKEMVTDIKTLHYFDSSLRTRVVADASPVGLGAVLIQFSDPNNDFHPRVVSYASKSLSPTEKRYCQTEKEALALVWAVERFSVYLLGRKFELETDHKPLEVIFGSTSRPCARIERWLLRLQAYTFVVRYRKGSENVADSLSRLPEFGEDHEFDGDNQFLVLAIMESAAIDISELEKASKDDLELLAVQDYVRFGKWSAEVKPFEPFHSELGLTGDILVRGTKLVVPRALRNRMLILAHEGHPGETVMKRRLRDRVWWPGMDREISKYVTACEGCRLVGLPNRPEPMQRRELPTKPWVDVALDFMGPLPTGENLMVIVDYFSRYKEVEILKQITAEETTTRLHKIFTRLGFPATITLDNARQFVSAKFETYCKDHGIRQNYSTPYWPQENGLVERQNRSLLKRLQISHALGRDWKNDLMDYLMMYYSTPHSITGKTPTEMMYGHTIRSKIPCLGDIETTPRDDEVSERDRVLKEKGKEREDQRRLARESGIQAGDTVLLKNLLPGNKLTPTFNPTEYLVLNKEGSRVTVRNKVSDKVYRRNVAHVKRVVGDPDKAENSQSETEQLEPTTDESSPSTSFKNLDQPQHLDRSRMRREVKLPDRFKDFVISE, from the coding sequence GAGACAAGAGAGCGCGGAGATAAGTGTCATTGACAAACTGATTCAATTGTCCCCTCCGGATCTACGCGAAAAACTGTTGCATAAGGATCATCTTACTCTGGATGAGGTTACTAAGATTGTCAACACACATGAGTCCATCAAGTTTCAAGCAGGACGAATGTTTGGTGCGAATGCTTCCCACGAATCGGTTCCAAGCGAAATCAACAAGATTCACAGCGCGCAAAGAGATTCTGGGTATGAATGTTCTCGTTGTGGCCGCCGCGGACACAGTGGTATGGATCGTATTTGTCCGGCGAGAAACAAGCCGTGTGACTTATGCCGGAAAATTGGTCATTTTGCTAGATGCTGTCGTACTACCCGTCCCGCACAGAAGCGCAAATTCGAAAACAGACTCGATGATGGTGAAACCAGCCGGAAACGATTGAAGTATGAAGCGGTTAGGCACGTGGATAACCTGGAAGAAGGTAATGGTGAGGATAGCGTTCCATGCTTCGTGTTTAACGTTGGAGATGGAGACGCATTCTTGTGGGTATCCGTAGGTGGAgtactcattcaaatgttgattGACTCAGGCTGTCAGAAAAACATAATCGATGACGTGACTTGGGCGAATATGCAAGAACAAGGTGTGAAGGTGGAAAATCGACGATCGAATTCTGATCAAAACTTCAGAGCATATGGGAAGGCATCCGTCCCATTGGTCGTAAAGCAGGTGTTTGAAGCGGTGATCAGAGTCGAGAATAACGAGAAACGCATCGAGAAAGTAGCAACGTTTTATGTGATAGAGGCAGGATCGCAACCGCTGCTAGGCAGAATCACAGCTAAGGATTTGGGAGTGCTGGTTCTGGGTTTGCCTAGTACGGATGCTCCGGAAGTCTTCCGTTTGGCGTTAGAACAGAAGCGACCATTCCCCAAATTGAAAGGTGTTTTGTTGACCATTCCGATCGACCGCACTGTCACACCAGTGTGCCAACATGCTAGACGGCCTCCATTGGCACTTCTAGACAAAATTGAGCAGAAACTCGAGTCTTTGCAGGCGTCAGATATCATTGAACCGGTCAACGAATACAGTCAATGGGTTTCACCACTGGTGACTATTGTGAAGGATAATGGTGACCTCCGGTTGTGTGTAGATATGCGGCGGGCTAACCTGGCAATCAAACGCGAGGGTCATTTAATGCCAACATTCGACGATTTCTTGCCGTTGCTCAGAAATGCCAAGGTGTTCAGCCGGTTGGACATCAAAGACGCGTTCCATCAACTTGAGTTACACGAATCGTGCCGTGACATCACAACGTTTATCACACACAAAGGGATGTATCGTTACAAACGGCTCATGTTTGGTATATCGTGCGCGCCGGAAATGTTCCAAAAAGTTTTGGAACAAGTTTTGGCAGATTGCGAAAACGTTGTGAGTTTTATCGACGACATCCTAATCTTCGGGGGGACTGAAGAAGAGCATGACCGAGCTTTGGAGAAGGTCATGAACGCTCTTAAATCGAGAAATATTCTGCTGAATCACGATAAATGTGTCTATAAGGTAAAAGAGGTTGATTTTCTGGGTCACCACGTGTCGGAAAATGGCATCAAACCGACAGAAGATAAAATGGCCGTTTTGAAGTCATTCCGTGCTCCGCATACTGCAGAAGAATTAAGGAGTTTCTTAGGGTTGGTAACCTACGTCGGACGATTTCTTCCAAATTTAGCTACGATTTCTGCACCACTGAGACAGTTGACCCATACTGGAGTCAAATTTGATTGGAAATCAGAACACGAAGAAGCTTTCCGGAAGCTGAAAGAGATGGTAACGGATATCAAAACGCTGCATTACTTTGATAGCTCTCTGAGAACTCGCGTAGTAGCTGACGCGTCGCCGGTTGGTCTAGGGGCTGTTTTAATACAGTTTTCTGACCCGAATAACGATTTCCACCCTCGAGTAGTGAGTTATGCCAGCAAAAGCCTCAGTCCGACAGAAAAACGTTACTGTCAGACTGAGAAGGAGGCGCTTGCCTTAGTTTGGGCAGTCGAGCGGTTCTCAGTATATCTTCTTGGACGGAAATTCGAATTGGAAACGGACCATAAACCGCTAGAAGTAATATTTGGTTCCACATCACGACCATGTGCGCGCATCGAAAGATGGTTGCTTCGCCTACAAGCCTACACATTTGTAGTTCGTTATCGCAAGGGTTCTGAAAATGTTGCAGACAGTCTTTCGCGGCTACCAGAGTTCGGAGAAGATCACGAGTTTGATGGTGACAACCAGTTCCTGGTGTTAGCCATTATGGAATCTGCGGCGATCGATATCAGTGAATTGGAGAAGGCTTCTAAAGACGATTTGGAACTTTTGGCTGTCCAGGATTATGTACGTTTTGGAAAATGGTCTGCCGAGGTTAAACCGTTCGAACCATTCCATTCGGAATTAGGGTTGACTGGCGATATTCTGGTTCGTGGAACCAAACTCGTGGTTCCCAGAGCATTGAGAAACAGAATGCTGATTTTGGCACATGAAGGTCACCCAGGAGAAACTGTCATGAAACGGAGATTAAGAGATCGTGTCTGGTGGCCCGGGATGGACCGTGAGATTTCGAAGTACGTAACGGCGTGTGAAGGCTGCAGATTGGTCGGTTTACCGAATCGTCCAGAACCAATGCAAAGAAGAGAGCTACCAACAAAGCCGTGGGTAGACGTAGCTCTTGATTTTATGGGACCACTTCCCACCGGAGAAAACCTCATGGTTATTGTCGACTATTTTAGCCGCTACAAGGAAGTCGAAATTTTGAAGCAGATAACGGCTGAAGAGACGACAACCAGGCTACATAAGATTTTCACACGTTtgggatttcctgccacaatcacTTTGGACAATGCACGGCAATTCGTTAGTGCAAAATTCGAGACCTACTGCAAGGACCATGGTATTCGTCAGAATTATTCCACCCCATACTGGCCTCAAGAAAATGGCTTAGTTGAGCGCCAGAATCGATCGCTACTCAAAAGACTTCAGATAAGCCATGCGCTAGGTCGGGACTGGAAAAATGACTTGATGGATTACCTTATGATGTATTATTCTACACCACACTCCATCACAGGAAAGACTCCTACTGAAATGATGTATGGTCATACAATACGCTCAAAGATTCCCTGTCTAGGAGATATTGAAACTACGCCTCGAGATGATGAAGTTAGTGAAAGGGACCGGGTTCTGAAGGAAAAAGGGAAGGAACGTGAGGATCAACGACGACTGGCAAGAGAATCAGGAATACAAGCAGGGGACACcgttcttttgaaaaatttgctaCCTGGTAATAAACTAACACCTACATTCAACCCAACGGAATACCTTGTCTTGAATAAGGAAGGATCGCGTGTTACGGTGAGAAACAAAGTTTCGGACAAAGTGTATCGACGTAACGTTGCTCATGTAAAACGAGTTGTTGGGGACCCCGACAAAGCAGAAAACAGCCAATCAGAGACTGAACAGCTTGAGCCAACAACTGATGAATCGTCTCCGTCAACAtcgttcaagaatcttgaccAACCGCAACATCTTGATCGTTCTAGGATGCGCCGGGAAGTAAAACTACCGGATCGGTTCAAGGATTTTGTGATCTCGGAATAA